The following coding sequences are from one Candidatus Dadabacteria bacterium window:
- a CDS encoding transposase, with translation MNQSLMLKPLQEALGFQSVPEIHHSDQGVQYLSSAYISTLRCHGIEVSLAHRGDRPWENGYAERLIRTLKEAEVHLNDYQNIHEARDRIGHFITQVYHQKRPHSALGDLTPMEFQRQTFS, from the coding sequence TTGAACCAATCTCTGATGCTCAAACCGCTCCAAGAAGCGTTGGGTTTCCAAAGCGTTCCAGAGATCCACCACTCTGATCAAGGCGTGCAGTATCTTTCAAGTGCTTATATCTCGACTCTCAGGTGTCATGGGATTGAGGTTTCATTAGCACACAGAGGAGACCGTCCTTGGGAGAATGGTTATGCTGAACGCCTCATCCGAACTCTCAAGGAGGCAGAAGTTCATCTCAACGACTATCAGAACATCCATGAAGCGAGAGATCGTATCGGTCATTTTATCACACAGGTGTATCACCAAAAACGCCCGCATTCGGCGTTAGGGGATCTGACACCTATGGAATTTCAAAGACAAACCTTCTCTTAA
- a CDS encoding TIGR02391 family protein codes for MSNEKRAIIAQVHTNKYSTTEDDEIRSLWWSAWSIKNGETVRWQHINLPGGSFHQKISVPYGDTSTETPKVLEAKLIPNHPILQQKVLPIFFQGDYDTAVFQAFKQVEIAVREAGGYEATDYGTDLMRKAFHVDRGKLTDLNQPPTERQARSDLFAGGIGAYKNPSSHRNAEFTAEEAVEVIILAGHLLRIVDFRNQPEVS; via the coding sequence ATGAGTAATGAAAAAAGAGCGATAATTGCTCAAGTTCATACAAACAAATATTCCACTACAGAAGACGATGAAATTCGATCGCTTTGGTGGTCTGCATGGAGCATCAAAAACGGTGAAACAGTTCGTTGGCAACATATAAATCTTCCAGGTGGGTCATTTCATCAAAAAATATCTGTTCCATATGGTGATACGTCAACTGAAACTCCTAAAGTTTTAGAAGCTAAGCTGATACCTAATCACCCTATATTACAACAAAAGGTTTTACCTATTTTTTTTCAAGGTGATTACGATACTGCTGTTTTTCAGGCATTCAAACAGGTTGAAATCGCCGTCCGAGAGGCAGGAGGCTATGAGGCAACAGACTACGGAACTGACCTAATGCGTAAGGCGTTCCATGTCGACAGAGGTAAGTTAACTGACTTAAATCAACCCCCCACAGAAAGACAAGCACGATCAGACCTGTTTGCAGGTGGGATCGGGGCATATAAAAACCCCAGTAGTCACCGAAATGCAGAATTTACCGCGGAAGAAGCAGTTGAAGTGATAATTTTGGCAGGACATCTTCTTCGGATAGTTGATTTCCGTAATCAGCCTGAGGTGAGTTAG